Proteins from a single region of Streptomyces sp. TN58:
- a CDS encoding DUF5956 family protein, producing MSWDEDGTPHPLAQRRTGRSELEPDRLPELRELEVLGWEPAPEDLRWTFLPYVWPPGSRTWIPDRSTHWAVDTALDGHGHITGVECAPLPERDLRDLDREADEALAALGVPPRPRGRIWLLRPVGPFTSVAAVLDHLDAALAAANPSPADLPDLVRTELAALHGSS from the coding sequence ATGTCGTGGGACGAGGACGGAACACCGCACCCGCTCGCACAGCGCCGCACCGGCCGCAGCGAACTGGAGCCGGACCGGCTGCCCGAGCTGCGGGAGCTGGAGGTGCTCGGCTGGGAGCCGGCCCCCGAGGACCTGCGCTGGACCTTCCTCCCGTACGTGTGGCCGCCGGGTTCCCGCACCTGGATCCCCGACCGCTCCACCCACTGGGCGGTGGACACCGCACTCGACGGGCACGGCCACATCACCGGTGTGGAGTGCGCCCCGCTGCCCGAGCGGGACCTGCGCGACCTCGACCGGGAGGCCGACGAAGCCCTCGCCGCCCTCGGCGTCCCGCCCCGGCCCCGGGGCCGCATCTGGCTGCTCCGCCCGGTCGGCCCCTTCACCTCCGTCGCGGCGGTCCTCGACCACCTCGACGCCGCCCTGGCCGCGGCGAACCCCTCCCCGGCAGACCTCCCGGACCTGGTCCGTACGGAGCTGGCCGCGCTCCACGGGAGCTCGTAG
- a CDS encoding HD domain-containing protein, with translation MTWTCDTPSARAALEIATEYADTALLNHSVRSYAFGARYAADHGLEYDQELFYVAALLHDLGLTAPFDSHTLPFEEAGGHVARVLTAGLGWPADRRARADEIIVLHMRDDVDAAEDVESHLLQVGTSADVSGLRVAEFDPSFTARLLDAHPRAGFGPLFTALVEDQARRKPDCAAAAYVAGGAAGRISANPLDA, from the coding sequence ATGACGTGGACATGTGACACCCCTTCAGCCCGGGCCGCCCTGGAGATCGCGACGGAGTACGCGGACACGGCGCTGCTGAACCACTCCGTACGCTCCTACGCCTTCGGGGCACGCTACGCCGCCGACCACGGCCTGGAGTACGACCAGGAGCTCTTCTACGTCGCGGCCCTCCTGCACGACCTCGGCCTGACCGCGCCGTTCGACAGCCACACCCTGCCCTTCGAGGAGGCGGGCGGCCACGTGGCGCGCGTCCTGACCGCGGGCCTGGGCTGGCCGGCGGACCGGCGCGCCCGCGCCGATGAGATCATCGTCCTGCACATGCGGGACGACGTGGACGCGGCCGAGGACGTGGAGAGCCACCTCCTCCAGGTGGGCACGAGCGCCGACGTCTCCGGCCTGCGCGTCGCCGAGTTCGACCCCTCCTTCACGGCCCGCCTGCTCGACGCCCACCCGCGGGCCGGCTTCGGTCCCCTCTTCACCGCCCTCGTCGAGGACCAGGCCAGGCGCAAGCCCGACTGCGCGGCCGCGGCCTACGTCGCGGGCGGCGCGGCCGGCCGGATCTCGGCCAACCCCCTGGACGCCTGA
- the codA gene encoding cytosine deaminase: protein MRMIVRGARLLHTPGLSDVEVGEDGRIARVVPHDDQKEPPATGVLIEAHGALLSPPFVEPHIHLDTALTAGEPRPNTSGTLWEGIACWSERKRTLTREDVVARATEVLRWQAAHGVLHVRTHCDVTDPSLTALDALLEVRDRVRDVMTLQIVAFPQEGIASFPDGEALLREAVARGADVVGAIPHFEDTREDGVASLHTAFAVAEEHGLRVDAHCDEIDDEQSRFVEVLASLALRSGLRERATASHTTAMGSYNGAYSFKLQRLLSRSGINLVANPFANLNLQGRFDAYPKRRGLTQVREMLGAGVNVAFGHDDVMDPWNALGTANPLQTALVGLYAAQLTGADDIPLAFSMVTDRAARVLGLDAGEYGVTEGAPASFVLLPAPSPEEAIRRQVRPRYVVSRGSVLAETPPAPTRLNWPGEPPSDVDFTRRLR from the coding sequence ATGCGGATGATCGTCCGGGGTGCCCGGCTGCTCCACACACCAGGCCTGTCCGACGTAGAGGTCGGGGAGGACGGCCGCATCGCGCGGGTGGTCCCTCACGACGACCAGAAGGAACCGCCGGCCACCGGCGTCCTCATCGAGGCGCACGGCGCCCTGCTCAGCCCGCCCTTCGTCGAACCGCACATCCACCTCGACACGGCGCTGACCGCCGGCGAGCCGCGGCCCAACACCTCCGGCACCCTGTGGGAGGGCATCGCCTGCTGGAGCGAGCGCAAGCGCACCCTCACCCGCGAGGACGTCGTCGCACGGGCCACCGAGGTGCTGCGCTGGCAGGCGGCCCACGGCGTGCTGCACGTCCGGACCCACTGCGACGTCACCGACCCGTCCCTCACCGCGCTCGACGCGCTGCTGGAGGTCCGCGACCGGGTGCGGGACGTGATGACCCTGCAGATCGTCGCCTTCCCCCAGGAGGGCATCGCCTCCTTCCCCGACGGCGAGGCACTGCTGCGCGAGGCCGTCGCGCGCGGGGCGGACGTCGTCGGGGCGATCCCGCACTTCGAGGACACCCGAGAGGACGGCGTCGCCTCCCTGCACACCGCCTTCGCCGTGGCCGAGGAGCACGGGCTGCGCGTGGACGCCCACTGCGACGAGATCGACGACGAGCAGTCCCGCTTCGTGGAGGTACTGGCCTCCCTCGCGCTGCGCTCGGGCCTGCGCGAACGCGCCACCGCCTCCCACACCACGGCCATGGGCTCCTACAACGGCGCCTACAGCTTCAAACTCCAGCGACTGCTGTCCCGTTCGGGGATCAACCTGGTCGCCAACCCCTTCGCCAACCTCAACCTCCAGGGGCGCTTCGACGCCTACCCCAAGCGGCGCGGGCTGACCCAGGTCCGGGAGATGCTGGGGGCCGGGGTCAACGTGGCCTTCGGGCACGACGACGTGATGGACCCGTGGAACGCCCTCGGCACCGCCAACCCGCTCCAGACCGCCCTCGTCGGCCTGTACGCCGCCCAGCTCACCGGCGCCGACGACATCCCGCTCGCCTTCTCGATGGTGACGGACCGTGCGGCCCGCGTCCTCGGCCTCGACGCCGGCGAGTACGGCGTCACCGAGGGCGCCCCCGCCTCCTTCGTGCTCCTGCCCGCGCCCTCGCCCGAGGAGGCGATCCGCCGGCAGGTGCGCCCCCGGTACGTGGTCTCACGCGGCTCCGTCCTCGCCGAGACCCCGCCCGCCCCGACGCGGCTCAACTGGCCTGGGGAGCCCCCGTCGGACGTCGACTTCACCCGCCGCCTACGCTGA
- a CDS encoding S9 family peptidase yields MTSDSEITPETPDWEKRFRAPRVGLPDWAEDAPHRSLFVSNATGTFELYAWDRATGVQRQATDRPNGTTDGALSPDGEWIWWFSDTDGDEFGTWVRQPFAGGPDEPATPGLEPSYPAGLAIGRDGTTVVGRCTDEDGSTVHVVRPDGSAPTVIYRHRESAGVGDLSHDGTLVAVEHTEHGDAMHSALRVLTLDGATVAELDDSRGGTRELGLEVLGFAPVAGDTRLLIGHQRRGRWEPLVWDVATGAEQELAIDLPGDVSAEWYPDGSALLIAHSFEARSELWRYDLAAGELVRVDTPPGSVTAATARPDGTVEYLWSSAAEPSAVRSTAGGVVLDPPGFRPPGSVPVEDAWVEGPGGRIHALVQRPTGSGDGPFPTVFEIHGGPAWHDSDAFAAAPAAWLDHGFAVVRVNYRGSTGYGRAWTDALKHRVGLIELEDIEAVRAWAVSSGLADPARLVLSGGSWGGYLTLLGLGTQPGAWAVGLAAVPVADYVTAYHDEMEALKALDRTLFGGAPEEVPDRFEASSPLTYVDRVTAPVYIAAGVNDPRCPIRQIDNYVDRLAARGAVHEVYRYDAGHGSLVVEERIKQVRMELEFALKHLPARP; encoded by the coding sequence ATGACCAGCGACAGCGAGATCACCCCCGAGACGCCCGACTGGGAGAAGCGGTTCCGGGCGCCGCGCGTCGGGCTGCCCGACTGGGCGGAGGACGCCCCACACCGTTCGCTCTTCGTCTCCAACGCGACCGGCACCTTCGAGCTCTACGCCTGGGACCGGGCCACGGGTGTGCAGCGGCAGGCGACCGACCGCCCCAACGGCACGACGGACGGCGCCCTCTCCCCCGACGGCGAGTGGATCTGGTGGTTCTCCGACACCGACGGCGACGAGTTCGGCACGTGGGTGCGCCAGCCCTTCGCGGGCGGCCCGGACGAGCCGGCCACCCCCGGCCTGGAGCCCTCGTACCCGGCGGGTCTGGCCATCGGGCGCGACGGCACCACGGTCGTCGGGCGCTGCACCGACGAGGACGGCTCGACCGTCCACGTGGTCCGCCCGGACGGGTCCGCGCCCACGGTGATCTACCGGCACCGGGAGTCCGCCGGGGTCGGCGACCTGTCGCACGACGGGACGCTCGTGGCCGTCGAGCACACCGAGCACGGCGACGCCATGCACTCCGCCCTGCGCGTCCTCACCCTCGACGGGGCCACCGTCGCCGAGCTGGACGACTCCCGGGGCGGGACGCGGGAGCTCGGCCTGGAAGTGCTCGGCTTCGCCCCCGTGGCCGGTGACACCCGGCTGCTCATCGGCCACCAGCGGCGCGGCCGCTGGGAGCCGCTGGTGTGGGACGTGGCCACGGGCGCCGAGCAGGAGCTCGCGATCGACCTGCCGGGCGACGTCAGCGCCGAGTGGTACCCGGACGGCTCCGCCCTGCTGATCGCGCACAGTTTCGAGGCGCGCAGCGAGCTGTGGCGCTACGACCTGGCCGCCGGGGAGCTCGTACGGGTGGACACGCCGCCGGGGTCGGTGACGGCCGCCACGGCGCGGCCCGACGGGACGGTGGAGTACCTGTGGTCATCGGCCGCCGAGCCCTCGGCGGTACGGTCCACCGCGGGCGGCGTCGTCCTGGACCCGCCGGGCTTCCGGCCGCCCGGCTCGGTGCCGGTGGAGGACGCCTGGGTGGAGGGTCCGGGCGGCCGGATCCACGCGCTGGTGCAGCGTCCGACGGGCAGCGGCGACGGCCCCTTCCCGACCGTCTTCGAGATCCACGGCGGGCCGGCCTGGCACGACAGCGACGCCTTCGCCGCCGCCCCGGCGGCCTGGCTGGACCACGGCTTCGCGGTGGTCCGGGTCAACTACCGGGGGTCGACGGGCTACGGCCGCGCGTGGACGGACGCCCTCAAGCACCGGGTCGGGCTGATCGAACTGGAGGACATCGAGGCGGTCCGCGCGTGGGCGGTCTCCAGCGGCCTCGCGGACCCGGCGCGCCTGGTCCTCTCGGGCGGCTCCTGGGGCGGATACCTGACGCTGCTGGGCCTGGGCACGCAGCCCGGGGCGTGGGCCGTGGGCCTGGCCGCCGTACCGGTCGCGGACTACGTGACGGCCTACCACGACGAGATGGAAGCGTTGAAGGCGCTGGACCGCACGCTCTTCGGCGGGGCGCCGGAGGAGGTCCCGGACCGGTTCGAGGCGTCCTCGCCGCTGACGTACGTGGACCGGGTGACGGCCCCCGTGTACATCGCGGCCGGCGTCAACGATCCGCGCTGCCCGATCCGGCAGATCGACAACTACGTGGACCGGCTCGCGGCGCGCGGGGCGGTGCACGAGGTGTACCGGTACGACGCTGGGCACGGTTCCCTGGTCGTGGAGGAGCGGATCAAGCAGGTCCGGATGGAGCTTGAGTTCGCGCTGAAGCACCTGCCCGCCCGACCCTGA
- a CDS encoding SURF1 family protein translates to MHRFLLTPRWWGINVFVALAVPFCLFMGSWQLGRFEARVDSHREANAERPADQVAAPLESLLPVDTQTSGRLASASGEYGEQMLVPERRLDGASGFYVLTLLKTDSGKAVPVVRGWLPGVADPAKAPAAPTGRVEVTGALQASENAGTKGVHAQGGLPSGQLGVIAAATLVNLVPHDLYDAWLTVQAPVDGMLPVPAQAPTNTGLDLKAFQNLGYTGEWFVFVAFVLFMWFRLYRREVETLRDAEAGLLDPSSPAAAGSAAAADSAAAAASAAAAPEDQSSTGIAPVR, encoded by the coding sequence GTGCACCGGTTTCTCCTGACCCCGCGCTGGTGGGGGATCAACGTCTTCGTCGCGCTCGCGGTCCCCTTCTGCCTGTTCATGGGGTCCTGGCAGCTCGGCCGGTTCGAGGCGCGCGTCGACAGCCACCGGGAGGCGAACGCCGAACGGCCCGCCGACCAGGTGGCCGCCCCCCTGGAGTCGCTGCTCCCGGTCGACACGCAGACGTCCGGGCGGCTGGCTTCCGCGTCCGGTGAGTACGGCGAGCAGATGCTGGTGCCCGAGCGGCGGCTGGACGGCGCGTCCGGTTTCTACGTCCTGACGCTGCTGAAGACCGATTCCGGCAAGGCCGTCCCGGTGGTCCGGGGCTGGCTGCCGGGTGTGGCGGACCCCGCGAAGGCGCCGGCGGCGCCGACGGGCCGGGTCGAGGTGACGGGGGCCCTCCAGGCCTCGGAGAACGCGGGCACGAAGGGCGTCCACGCCCAGGGCGGTCTGCCGTCCGGGCAGCTCGGCGTGATCGCGGCGGCCACGCTGGTCAACCTCGTCCCGCACGACCTGTACGACGCGTGGCTGACCGTGCAGGCCCCGGTGGACGGGATGCTCCCGGTGCCCGCGCAGGCTCCGACGAACACCGGCCTCGACCTGAAGGCCTTCCAGAACCTCGGCTACACCGGCGAGTGGTTCGTCTTCGTCGCCTTCGTGCTCTTCATGTGGTTCCGGCTCTACCGCCGCGAGGTGGAGACGCTGCGCGACGCGGAGGCGGGCCTGCTCGACCCGTCCTCCCCCGCCGCTGCCGGCTCTGCCGCTGCCGCCGACTCTGCCGCTGCCGCGGCCTCTGCCGCTGCCGCCCCGGAGGATCAGTCGTCGACCGGGATCGCACCCGTCCGGTAG